In one Arachis duranensis cultivar V14167 chromosome 9, aradu.V14167.gnm2.J7QH, whole genome shotgun sequence genomic region, the following are encoded:
- the LOC107465255 gene encoding universal stress protein A-like protein — protein MAETSEKERRILVAVDEGEESMYALSWCVNNLVFENSKDTLILLYVKPPRAVYSAFDGTSYLFSSDITATMDKYSQQVAESVLEKAKRLCNNIQNVETKIGNGDARDVICEMVQKLNADILVMGSHGYGPIKRAFLGSVSNHCAQNVKCPVLIVKKPKDA, from the exons atggcCGAAACGAGTGAAAAGGAACGGAGGATCCTGGTGGCGGTGGATGAAGGGGAAGAGAGCATGTACGCGCTCTCATGGTGCGTCAACAACCTTGTTTTTGAGAACTCAAAGGACACACTCATCCTTCTCTATGTTAAGCCCCCTCGCGCTGTCTATTCCGCCTTCGATGGTACAA GTTATTTGTTCTCTTCTGATATAACGGCGACTATGGATAAGTATAGCCAACAAGTCGCTGAGTCCGTCTTAGAGAAAGCCAAGAGACTCTGTAACAACATCCAGAAT GTGGAAACAAAAATAGGGAATGGAGACGCTAGGGACGTGATCTGTGAGATGGTTCAGAAGTTGAATGCGGATATTCTGGTCATGGGAAGTCACGGCTATGGTCCCATTAAGAG GGCTTTTCTTGGAAGTGTGAGCAATCACTGTGCGCAGAATGTGAAGTGCCCCGTTTTGATAGTGAAGAAGCCCAAAGACGcttga
- the LOC107465251 gene encoding calreticulin, translating to MALRVRHPNLLSLVLLSLLAFASAKVFFEERFDDGWESRWVKSDWKRDENLAGEWNYTSGQWNGDADDKGIQTSEDYRFYAISAEFPEFSNKDKTLVFQFSVKHEQKLDCGGGYMKLLSGDVDQKKFGGETPYSIMFGPDICGYSTKKVHAILTYNDTNHLIKKEVPCETDQLTHVYTFILRPDATYSILIDNVEKQVGSLYTDWDLLPPKKIKDPEAKKPEDWDDKEYIPDPEDKKPEGYDDIPKEIPDPDAKKPEDWDDEEDGEWTAPTIANPEYKGPWKAKKIKNPNYKGKWKAPMIDNPDFKDDPDLYVFPKLKYVGIELWQVKSGTLFDNVLLTDDPEYAKQLAEETWGKQKDAEKAAFEEAEKKKAEEESKDDPADSDAEEDEEDSEASHESDSESKESGEDNEEDKHDEL from the exons ATGGGTGGGAGAGCCGTTGGGTTAAATCTGATTGGAAGAGAGATGAGAACTTGGCCGGGGAGTGGAACTACACATCTGGTCAATGGAATGGAGATGCTGATGACAAAG GTATTCAAACAAGCGAGGACTACAGATTCTATGCTATTTCTGCTGAGTTCCCTGAATTCAGCAATAAAGATAAGACCCTAGTCTTCCAATTTTCTGTCAAGCATGAACAGAAGCTTGACTGTGGTGGTGGTTACATGAAGTTGCTTAGCGGTGATGTTGATCAAAAGAAATTTGGTGGGGAAACTCCTTACAG TATCATGTTTGGACCAGACATCTGTGGCTACAGTACCAAGAAAGTACATGCTATTTTGACCTACAATGACACAAACCACTTGATAAAGAAGGAAGTTCCATGCGAGACTGACCAACTAACTCACGTGTATACATTTATCCTCCGTCCAGATGCAACCTACAGCATCCTGATTGATAATGTGGAGAAGCAAGTTGGCAGTCTCTACACTGATTGGGATCTTCTCCCTCCAAAGAAAATCAAGGATCCTGAGGCCAAAAAG CCCGAAGACTGGGATGATAAAGAGTACATTCCTGATCCCGAGGATAAGAAGCCAGAG GGGTATGATGACATCCCAAAGGAGATCCCAGATCCTGATGCCAAGAAG CCCGAAGATTGGGATGATGAAGAAGATGGTGAGTGGACAGCACCTACCATTGCCAACCCTGAGTACAAGGGCCCATGGAAAGCAAAG AAAATTAAGAACCCCAACTACAAAGGAAAGTGGAAGGCACCTATGATTGACAACCCTG ATTTCAAGGATGACCCCGACCTCTATGTTTTCCCCAAGTTGAAGTATGTGGGCATTGAACTGTGGCAG GTCAAATCTGGAACCTTGTTTGACAATGTCTTGCTTACTGATGATCCTGAATACGCTAAGCAACTGGCTGAAGAAACATGGGGCAAGCAAAAGGAT GCTGAGAAGGCAGCATTTGAGGAGGCTGAGAAGAAGAAAGCAGAGGAG GAATCAAAGGATGATCCTGCTGACTCTGAT GCCGAGGAAGACGAGGAAGATTCTGAAGCTAGCCATGAGTCTGATTCCGAATCAAAAGAATCTGGGGAAGACAACGAAGAGGACAAACAT GATGAGCTCTGA